The following is a genomic window from Nostoc sp. HK-01.
CCGGAACATCATTCATATATAGATCCACAACTCGCAAACCATCGGCACTAATATAAGGTACGCCTTGACGTGCCATCAGTTGTGCGCGGTTTTCGCTGTTCAAATTATTCCAGTCTGATTGATATTCGCAAACTGTATAAGGGCCATAAACTTCTGTTAAACCATAAACATGAATAATTTTTGCACCAATTTTAGTAATTTTTTCGATTAATGTTGGTGATGGTGGCGCACCTGCTGTAGTAATAGTTAAAGGTTTTTCTAAAGATTGTGGACAATCTGAATGATTTATGAGAGAAATTAAAACTACAGGCGCAGCATTTAAATGAGTTACTCCATGTTGTTGAATTAACTTCCAGATATTAGCAGGGTTAAACTTACGCAAACAAATATGAGTACCACCAATAGCAGTTACCGCCCAAGTAAAACACCAACCATTGCAGTGAAACATGGGTAAAGTCCACAGATAAACTGACTCAGATGTTAACGTTGTCTCAATGATTTCGCCTAAACAGTTAAGGTATGCGCCACGATGAGAGTACATTACGCCTTTGGGTTTACCAGAAGTTCCGCTAGTATAATTAATAGAAATTGTTTCCATCTCATCGGTAATTATCCAAGATAAAGGATGAGATTGGCCTATTTGGAGAAATGCTTCATAATCTTCTCCATCTATCAGTTCAAATCCTTCAATATCAGTAATATTAATTATCTGTTTAACAGTTTCTAGACTATTTTGAATAGGTCGAATGATATTAGCTAACTCTGTATCAACAAAGAGGAATTTAGCACCACAATCATTCAAGATATAAGCAACTTCTTGGGGAGCTAAACGGGTATTAATAGATACGAGAACACCACCTGCTAAAGGCACTGCAAAATGGGCTTCTAGCATGGACGGAGTATTAAAACAAAAAAAAGCGACTCGCTCTCCTTTTTTCAATCCTGCTTGACGCAGTGCAGAGGCTAAATAATTTATCCGCTCGGCAAATTCGCTGTATGTGAAGTGTTTTTGATTATATGTAATAGCAATTTTATGATTATAGACTTTAGCATTACGCTGAATAAAAGTTAGAGGTGTAAGGATGCTGCGCTCAACTGCTCCATGATTCATGGCTAATAGCAAGTTAATATTTACTGCATGAGCATACCATACGCTTATGCGGCTAATATCTCTGTTTACCAGTCTTCAAAAAACTTATGAAGTTTCTATATTTCCAATTTGAATTAAAACAAAGTAGCAAACACAATCTTAATTTTTGATATGCCGACTAAACCTCACGATCAGTTTGCCAAACAGTTTCTCAAAGAATTATTGTCCCCTTTGGGGGAAGTAAGCACTAATCAAGAAGTTACCGATGAAACAAGGTTTGTTGATGTTCTATTTTCTGCAACACCAAACTCTACTGCTGATGCTGACACTTTAGGATTATTGGGCAGAATTGCCTTATTAAATACAGCACTGCTAGAACCATTTCGTAATCAGCCAAGTTTCTCCGAAGTGCGTAGTTGCCTTCAAAAATTGTTTACAGTAATTGCTGACGCGCAACGTCAGGCTAATCGGGAAGACACAACAATAGCGGAAAATGATTTACCAAGGCTATGGATTCTGTCGCCAAGTGCCTCACAAACTCTGCTTCAAGCTTTTGGGGCTACACTAGATTTAGACAATTGGCCTAACGGGGTGTATTTTCTGCCCGAAGGAGAGCGAGGAGCAATAGTTGCGATTAATCAACTACCCTCAACTCCAGACACGCTTTGGTTTCGGCTGTTGGGTCGGGGAAAGGTTCAGCAACTTGCTGTCAGTGAACTTGTAGCACTACCAACAGAAAACCGCTTGCGTCGCAATGTGTTGGAGATAATTTACAGATGGCGTATCAGTGTAATGGCACAACCAGAGTTAACCCAAGATGACGAGGAGCTAATTATGAACTTAACCCAAGCTTACGAAGAAGCCAGGGCTGCTGCTGTACTTGAAGGTGTGCAACAAGAACGCCGCCAAGTTGTAGAAAATTTGTTGCGATTTCGGTTTGGGGAAGTGGATGATGAACTAGCAACAGTTGTTAATGGTTTACTACAGTTATCTCCAGAAGAATTTACTCCTTTGTGTCTGCAATTGAACCGTGAAGAACTATTAGCAAGATTTACGCAGTAGAAGAGATTTCCAGTTTTCGAGACAACTTATCAAGTTCAGAGGCGGTTTGTTAACAGCAGACCGCTTTTTGATTGCCAAAAATTAAGTCTAGGTAGCATTCAACTACAAAGTTGTTCTAAAAACTCAAGCGATCACTGTTTCATTTATAACGTGATCGCTTAAGAAAATAAAATCGATTCAACTCCAAAATTTTTGCACAAATAGTATTGCTACGCCAAGTCTAAATCGAAAGTTGGTGTTCAGCAATTAACAATTAAACTTCAACCATCAAAAATATGAAAACCAAAACCAGCACTAAAAAGTCTGCTGATAATTCCAATGCTTGTCTGCTGTTTCTCAAGAACAGAGGAGGAAAGGCTAGATTGTCAGAACTAACTTTTAGCCAGACTGTGATTCAAGATTTGATAACCAAGGAGATAGCCAAGGTGAAGAATACAGGCGCAGGTTACTATCTCGAACTGGAGAAAGAGCAATGAAATTAAATCCTGTTTTTGAACCAAAAACTCTCAACCATTCTAAAGTTTATCTGATTGATGGAACTCAATATAGATATGTGCGAACAGAGAGTAGTGGAAAGAGCATTAAGTATGTGTTTTCTCCACTGCCAAACCAACGAAAGTCATCTGAAATTTCTTTGAACTCCACAAAATTAGGCATCAAATGTCAGGAAATAGAGGGGATGACTTATGAACCTCCAAAAGAGCAAATTGTAGTACAAATGGGGTTGCTGTGATGTCGATACATAAGCCACCTGTTGTTAAACATCCTGTGAGTTTTCAAAAAGGTAGTTCTAAAAAAATAGTCTACCGAGTTATCCGAAATATTCAACAAATCAAAAATAACCAACCAGTAGGCACAGCTAGAATCAACAAACAAATATACATGGTCAAAAAATCCGGTATTGGTTGGGTTGTTGTATAAGTCTGTTCTGGAATTAAGAAAGCGTTGCTTCTTAAGTAATCAGTAAAATGCTTCGCTAGTTTTGAGTGAAAATTTGAGGGATGAAAAATGATACAAACAATTACTTCCAACGAAACATTTTGGCGAAATGCTGTAATTCAAATACTTGACTTTACTAAACTAAATAAAACACGAATTCGGTTCAAGGTTCAGTTAAAGAATAGCACTAAAAGTGTGGCTCCCAAATGGGCTGATGTGCTTAAGGCTGAAAATGCTGAAGCATTTTCAGCCTTGGTTAAAAAACAGCTTACTAGTCCCAAGTCTGAGAATCAAGAACAAGAGACAGCACTCTCTTGAATAGATGTAAACAAATCTAAAATTGCAAAAACAAGCTCCTCAGCCTTAACGCCTTCTTCTATTGCACACATTGCACAAATTGATACCCCTCCTAATTCAGGAGCGTGAAATGCACTAGCACTATATCCAGGGCCACCGCCGTTGTGACCTAACACTAACCCCCATTTTGATGCTGGATCTGCCATGAGTCCCAACCCATAACTGGGTTTTGACCAGGGCAGAGTTGGCTGTTGTGTAGATCTACTTGTGGTAGTTGGTAGCGCAACAGGTACGAGTTCTACCATCTGTTTGAGACTTTGCCGTGAGAGTAGACGATTGCTAAACAAACTACTCAGAAACATCACAATCTCAGAAGCTGTTGATGCAATCACACCATGAGACACCCAACGAGGATGATAGTATTGACGGACATCACGAGTCGTTTTATCAACAGCCAATGCACGAGATGTTGCCGGAGCTAGTGAAGAAAGTTCTTCTATCGATTCTGGTACAAAAGTTTGACTTAATCCTAGTGGTTGGATGATGTATTTGAAGATCAGTTCACGGTAGGAAATGCCACTCACAACTTCGGCAATGCGTTTGAGCAGCATATAGCCAGGGTTGGAGTATGCCCAACTTGTTCCGGGAGTAAAGCACAACCCCTGCTCAAACGTGACTGCCGCAAACTGTTCAAATGTCCAAGGAGTAGACGGATAAGAGCGCACACTATCATGGTAAGCTTGCAGTGAACCATAATCAGGGATACCTGCGGTATGGTTGAGAAGTTGGCGAAGGCTAATACAATCGGCTTAAGCAATTTTGGGAAACCAACGCGCTAAAGAATCTTCCAGACTCAACTGTCCATTTTCCTGTAGTAACAGCAACATAGCTGCACTAAATGTTTTGGTAATGCTATACGCCAAGAATATGGGTTCATCAACAGTTGCCGAGTCATACCAAACAGATTCGGGTTGAGTACTTGGATTCAGTGCAACAGCAACACCTGCTATGCCTCTGTTCTGAACCTGGGCGTTAAGTATCTCTAATAGCTGCTTTCTTAGGTCTGTCACCACCTACTTTTACCTCATCATTTTCATCATCAGCTTTACAACCTATCTCTAATTTGTAGCTTAACCTAGCCTACTCAAGTGTTTTTAATCACTCTTCTATTTCAGGCTTGGCAATTGTTGTGTAGAGCCTGTCATAAAATTTCCCTTAAGTTTGCTTTGTGATTAATGTGATTAATGTTACTCTCACTCATAACTATATCTAGGTTAGTCCTCATGGCGGATAAAAGACAACTTGTTTATCCTGTGGTTGATGTTCAACAACAGACTGCTCGTCGTACTGCTCAAAGACCTATCAAGGTGGTAAAAACAAGCTGTCTTACTAAGCTAAACTATCAATACCCTCATTTCCAGACACAACCAGATTTTAATAACCGCATTTTTGGAATAATAGCGAGTTTGTCTATTCTCAGTACTAGTTTATTTGGCATAAGTGTATTGGGATGTTGGGGATTAGAGCTTGTTGATAGTAATGTCATTGCCAGGATTAATGACCAGTCTCATTGGCGTACCAAAAAGCATATTTGTTTGGGATGGATGCTCGCAAGTTTTTGTAGTTTTGTCGGTAGTGCTACCTTCGCTAACAAAATTACTCAACGATAATAGCAAGCTCAAATGTTCAAGATTTTAGCAAATTAAATGGATGTTGTTTTAGAAACAGCATCCATATTTTATTATTTAACTGCTTGATTAGAATAAGCAAGCTTATAATTGAATAAGAATTGATTTTACTCATGCGATTAAGCATTTTCTATCAGTAATCAAGAGCTTCGCTAAAAGTTTAGAAGTTTGTCATTTCACTATTTTTAATACTGAATGTACAAACAGTCTGGATAAAACAGTATTCAAGAAGAATTGGAGATAGTTGCTAATGACTGAAATCAAACTAGGCTTAGGTAATCCACCATACCCCATTTATCTATACGTCAACAAATTAGAGATTGAAGGTCAGGTTTATGGTTGGTATAACTACAATTCGACCCTAGATAAAAAGATTCCTGTCATTCATAAATCCCTGACAGGTTATATCTGCGAGCTTAAGCTGACTGATAAAGAATTTAAAGGCAAAGATAATTTGAAACTAGATATTGTTGTCTGTGCCGATGAACTTTATGTTATCAGAAGTGGGATTGAAACTAATTTTAGTAAATCTTTTCTGTTAGCAGCATCACTGATAGAAGATTTCTCAAAACCTCTACAGATTGTTGCTAATCCTGGAGATGACAATGTCGTCTTCTGCTCCTTACATGATGCCACAACTAAAGGCAGAATTCGTTATCAATGGAATCCTTCTGCTGACTGGGGCAGTATCATTGAAAGCATCCAATCAAAACTGGGTAGTCCAAAATACGATTTAGATTTTAGTGAAGAGGCTGTGACATTTCCAACTACAAAACCCCAGCTATCTGCTCCATCCAAGTCTGATGCTATTCACCCGCACGATAAAAGGGTGAAGGATGTCCGTATTTTGACTAACTACCCGATTGATTTGGTCAAAGAGTGGTTGCAATTTCAAGATGTTAAAGCCCCCAATCAACTGCCCGTTGCCCAAGTCGATAGGCTGGTGAGGGACATTTGTTTGTCGTGGGCAGCAGATAAGATCGACCCCAATCATGCAGCCTCTTCTTATCAGCAGCAAGTGCTAAGTGCGTTCGTCGAAGACTTTGCCCGCGCAGCGTCTCCGACAGGAGAAGGCATCGCGTCTGGCACTACTGAGATACAAGCAATCCAAGCATGGATGAATTATGTTCTAGGACAGAAGATGCTAAACACGAATGACAGTACAATGCCTTCGGCCACAGCTATGAGAGCTTAATTCAGATTTTTGAGTAGAAATTCCAGTTTTTAGACAGCGTAAAACTGTCTTTTTTTCTATTACACAGCATAAACAGCCTATAGGGGAAGTAATGTCATGGATTTTATTTTAGAAATACCGCCAGACCAACAAGCCCAAAGTTGGGAATGCAGTCAAAGTTTAAACACACCAGCTACTCGTTTTAATGCTTATCTTAATCAACTAGCTCTATTGACTGTACTACCTCAATTAGAAGAAATTTGGGAAACCAAAGCCACATCCATGACTCATGTATGGGAATTAATCAACGGCACAGCGATTGACTTCAATGGAGAGCGAATAGTGATTATTCCTAGCGATGCCATTGATTTGAGTGAGCTTCGTGTTCCTTCTGAATGGGTTGATATCCCTAGTTGGACAGCAGATTATTATTTGGCTGTGCAAGTGAACGTTGAGGACGGAATAGTTAGGGTTTGGGGACATACTACCCATTTGCAACTCAAGCAACAGGGCAGTTATAACGAACGAGATCGCACATATTCTCTAGAAAATGAACAGATAACACCCGATATCAACTTGCTAAAAGTTATTTGTCAGTTTTGTCCTGATGCTGTCACCAGAAGTGAAATCAAACCGCTACCTGATTTATCTATAGAAGGAGCAAATGATTTAATTCAAAGGCTGGGAAATTCAGCAATTGTGTTTCCTGGACGTGCTGTTGATTTCGATTTGTGGGGGGCATTGCTCCAGAACGACGAGTGGAGACAACGTTTGTTAGATAAGCGCAGTTTCTCTATTGTTAATTGAACGCTCTTCAGATTTCTCAAGGCAGCTAAATGCTGTCTTATTTTTTTCTTATAGGAGCAAAGTTAGGCAACCGAACTTAAAATAAAAATACCCCCTTTCTGATGAGCTAGGGGGTAAAGTCAAACATTGAATTTTTGCTTTAATTAAGAGCTACAGCGATTGCTTCCCCAAGCTGTTTGAGTGCCTTTTCTTTAGCAAAATCAGCAGCGGAACGTGCAGATTCTGCCAGAATAGTATCAGTATTTGGAGTTAACTTTAATGCTCCACCCAGATAGCCTAATGCTTTAACGTAGTAATCCGATAAATTAGTAGAGGCCAAACGTTTTACAGTTTGATGGTCACCACTTTGAAAAGCAGCTAAAGCTTTATTATGTAATTCGGTTTCAGGAGTTCCTAAGACTTCCAGAATAGCATCTACAGCTGCTGTCACTTTTTCTAAAGTAAGTTCGGTATTTGATGATGTTGTTACCATTTAAAGATCTCCTTTTAACCAATCATCTGAAGTTTCTGCATTTACCTGAGAGGCATACAATGAATCCCAGTTACGGCACAGTTGTTCATGAATTATTTTGGAAATAAATTTAGTGGTGCTAGAGCCATCAAAATGAATTGCCGTCCTGAGTAACAGGTAATTCTGTCGTGTGAGCGGAAAGTAATTGCTCTGTTTTTCAATTACATCATCTGGCAATACTATATGTGCCAAAGGATCTTTAGGGATTTCATGCTCTAGTATTGGGTTTTTGTAAGGCGGTAAACCTTTAAATCCCTGTTCTAGAACTATCTTTGCCCATTCGGACGGAGCAATTTCTCTTTTTTGTAAATCCAATACTGCCAGTTTTGTATAGTAAGGACGATTTCGACCTAACCAACCTCTGGTGTATTGCATAATCAGCATTTGCCGGGAGTCCCCGGAAGCGTTGCTGAAAGCTTCTAGTTTTTCGTCGTGGAAAGGTGTGATGTAGTAACGGGCTAGTGAGAATTGATATGCCATGAGGCATGAAGTAAATTTAACTCAGTCTGCTCTAAGTTTATATCAAAAACCGGGGGATTATGATAGCATCTTTAAATAAATTTCAAGCGACCGCCCCCGGCCAAGGAAAGCGATCGCGTCACCACTCCTACAAGCTTGCTCACCCATAGGAGGGCTATTATATGTTACCAAGAACAAAACTTTCAGAGATTACACCGATAGTATTCTGCCGACAATTCAAAGCACTTGAGACGGGAATGAAGATGGAGCAGGTGATAATGGCAGAAAATGAACGCGGAACATTCAAAGAGTACTGCTTAATTCTATCCCGTGAGTTAGAAGTGCCATTTGAAACAGTAAAAAGTAATTGGGGGGCTGGAATTGAATTTCCAAATATGCCACCAAGAATAAGAAGTCTATTAAAGTATGTGCTAGATTCTCGTACTGCTGAATTGATTGGAAAAAGGCAAGTTGCCTAGTATTAGTTTGCAATGGCGTTGTTGCGTGAATAGGCAAAATGGTAAATTTTATTTATCGCCTATGTTCTCTCACTGCCTAGTCCAACGATGAAGACGAAAGCTCAGTACAAAGTTAAGAATTGGAACGCTTACGATGCAGCATTAAAGCTTCGAGGCAGTATAACTTTCTGGGTAAACGAAGAGATAATAGAGCAGTGGCGCAACCAGCAGAAAACTGGGAAAAAAGGAGCATCGAATTATTATAGTGACGTGGCGATCGCCACTATGGGAACAATTCAATCGGTGTTTCATTTACCAGGGCGACAAGCAGAGGGGTTTTTAGAATCGCTGTTCACGCTCATGGGAATTGAGCTAGAAGTACCAGACCATTCAACGCTATCTCGTCGTTTAAGCAAGTTGTTGGTGAAACTACCTGTAGTGCCAAAAGATGAGGCTGTCCATGTAGTAGTGGATTCAACTGGTGTGAAAGTGTACGGTGAAGGTGAATGGAAAGTCCGCACACATGGAGTAGGTAAAAGACGGACGTGGCGGAAGTTGCATTTAGGAGTTGATGAGGGCAGTGGCGAAATCCTGGGTGCAGTGGTGACGACTAATGATATGGCTGATTGCGAGGTACTGCCTGACATATTGGAGCAGATTGATCAACCGATAGAGCAAGTATCCGGTGATGGTGGCTATGACACAAAAGGTTGTTATGACACCATTTCACAACATGGGGCGAGGGCGATAATTCCACCACGCAGTAACGCCAAAATTCAACTTCCCTCAAACACTCAAGCACCGCCGTATCCTAGGGATGAGAATCTGCGTCGAATACATCAAGTTGGACGCAAGCAATGGAAACTTGAAAGCAGGTATCATCGCCGCTCTTTGTCTGAGACTGCTATATTTCGGCTCAAGATCATCTTTGGTGGCAAGTTAAGACGACGCTTTTTTGACAATCAAGCTGTCGAGTTATTTTTACAATGTGCTGCCCTGAATCGCATGATCCAGTTAGGTAAGCCTGACTCTTATAAAGTCGAAGGCTAATTCCTATCCTGAATTCGGATTGGAGTGTCCTTTTTTCCTTTCATGCAACAAAGCCGTTTGCAATTCTCAATTCCTCTGCCAAAGGAATTTGATGGTACTTTACTACCAAACTATTGACCCGTCTTACGCGGGTTTTTTAGTATGAAGTCGTTTCCGATTATTTCCGAACAGATCCGGATCTAATCGGAAACGATCAGAAACGACCGGAAACGAAAAATCAAAATGCAAACAATAGAAGGAGATTATGCAGTACTGCCACCATTGCTATCACGCGAAGAAGCTGCGAAAAGATTGGGAGTAGCAACCAGGACACTGCAAAGCTATTTGAACATTGCCAGGATATTCATTGAAGAGTTCAAAGAGTTTAATCATCCAAGAACAGGAACTCTCAACCGATGGGCTAAACTGACGCTTTGGCACATTGAGAGTTTAGAAAAAATTAGAGATCGCATCAGTGAAGTTGGAATAGCACAAACAGAAATTGAATTATCAAAAGGAGAACTATGACAACAATCGCAGAATACGCACAATCTAAAGGAATAGAGCCAGGTTTACTATTAACTGAACTGAAGAAAAAGTATCCAGGACAAAAGCTGTCAACCACATCGGAGTTGCCCAAAGAGTTTGCAGAGGCGGCACAAAAGCTGGAACAGAACATTGCAGAGCAATCTCAACAGCCTTCCCAACCCCAAAAACCAGTAGAAAGAATGGATTCATCAGCGATAGTTAACGCCGATCAAGCAATTCAAGAAGCGTCATTCAAACTAGTGGAGGCAGATAAAGCAACACTGGCCCAGGCGATTGCCGTACAGGATGGACAATCAGAGGTGCTGGGAGAAGCATCTGGGATCAAAGGGGGATTGCGGTTTATGCAGTCTCACATTCGCGGCAAGCAAATGGTGTTGAACTCATTTGCGGAAGAAGCGATGGCAGAAATTCATCAACAATTAGCGGAAATTGACAATAGCTTAATTGGTCTAGCAAATGAAGCATCGGAGGTATTGGGAAAGTCGGTAAGAACCGGACAGCAAACCGAGCAAATAATGTTGAAATTGCGCCAGAGAGTTGCGTCAATGAAGGGGAATCTGAAGCAATAGCTCAAACCTATAAAACTATTACACAAATTCTAACTATCCAAAATCAAACAACTGCAACCCTAGCAGAGATCAGACTGTTAACTCAAATCATCAAATTCTTATCCCAAAAACAAAGACAGAAAAATATGGCCAACATAATTATTGATGCAGCAGACATTCCCGGATTATGTGCGGTGGGAGGAGCGATCGCTGGCTCAGGATACTTACTTTCGGCGCTGGCTGTGACAGTCATTGGGACAGTGAGTTTACCATTGACACTGTTTGCCACAGCCGGAGCAATTGCACTAGTTTTCAAAGGAAAAGCAAGGAGATAATCATGGACTACGGAATAGTTTCTGTACGTAACCCCATTGCCGGACACACAACTGCCATAGATGCC
Proteins encoded in this region:
- a CDS encoding transposase, whose product is MKTKAQYKVKNWNAYDAALKLRGSITFWVNEEIIEQWRNQQKTGKKGASNYYSDVAIATMGTIQSVFHLPGRQAEGFLESLFTLMGIELEVPDHSTLSRRLSKLLVKLPVVPKDEAVHVVVDSTGVKVYGEGEWKVRTHGVGKRRTWRKLHLGVDEGSGEILGAVVTTNDMADCEVLPDILEQIDQPIEQVSGDGGYDTKGCYDTISQHGARAIIPPRSNAKIQLPSNTQAPPYPRDENLRRIHQVGRKQWKLESRYHRRSLSETAIFRLKIIFGGKLRRRFFDNQAVELFLQCAALNRMIQLGKPDSYKVEG
- a CDS encoding hypothetical protein (similar to ribosomal protein S7); its protein translation is MSIHKPPVVKHPVSFQKGSSKKIVYRVIRNIQQIKNNQPVGTARINKQIYMVKKSGIGWVVV
- a CDS encoding putative AMP-binding enzyme, producing the protein MNHGAVERSILTPLTFIQRNAKVYNHKIAITYNQKHFTYSEFAERINYLASALRQAGLKKGERVAFFCFNTPSMLEAHFAVPLAGGVLVSINTRLAPQEVAYILNDCGAKFLFVDTELANIIRPIQNSLETVKQIINITDIEGFELIDGEDYEAFLQIGQSHPLSWIITDEMETISINYTSGTSGKPKGVMYSHRGAYLNCLGEIIETTLTSESVYLWTLPMFHCNGWCFTWAVTAIGGTHICLRKFNPANIWKLIQQHGVTHLNAAPVVLISLINHSDCPQSLEKPLTITTAGAPPSPTLIEKITKIGAKIIHVYGLTEVYGPYTVCEYQSDWNNLNSENRAQLMARQGVPYISADGLRVVDLYMNDVPADGKTMGEVVMRGNMVMTGYHNDSEATERAFRGGWFHSGDWLCCMKEKKDTPIRSKERN
- a CDS encoding serine-type D-Ala-D-Ala carboxypeptidase — encoded protein: MRSYPSTPWTFEQFAAVTFEQGLCFTPGTSWAYSNPGYMLLKRIAEVVSGISYRELIFKYIIQPLGLSQTFVPESIEELSSLAPATSRALAVDKTTRDVRQYYHPRWVSHGVIASTASEIVMFLSSLFSNRLLSRQSLKQMVELVPVALPTTTSRSTQQPTLPWSKPSYGLGLMADPASKWGLVLGHNGGGPGYSASAFHAPELGGVSICAMCAIEEGVKAEELVFAILDLFTSIQESAVSCS